The proteins below come from a single Zea mays cultivar B73 chromosome 8, Zm-B73-REFERENCE-NAM-5.0, whole genome shotgun sequence genomic window:
- the LOC100382417 gene encoding uncharacterized LOC100382417 — translation MVPKDDLLPPTPAAEDERALVLLVQVTAFACGGFVVGFRFSHAVADGPGAAQFMTAVGELARASAGGAGAGAVSVEPQWGRDAIPDPAAALVGRLPTPDAGTRRLAYLAMDISADYIGHYKAEYSAAHAAGAGWCSAFEVLIAKAWRSRTRAAGFEPDTLVHVCFAVNARPALHGSLPRGGAGFYGNCYYIMRVSAPAGKVAGSSVAEVVRIVKDGKRRMPAEFARWATGEAGAAGVDPYQITADYRTLLVSDWTRLGFAEVDYGWGPPAHVVPLTNLDYIATCILVKPWAHKPGARLITQCVTPDRVAAFHDGMLDTSC, via the coding sequence ATGGTGCCCAAGGACGACCTCCTCCCGCCCACCCCGGCCGCCGAGGACGAGCGCGCGCTGGTCCTGCTCGTCCAGGTCACCGCCTTCGCGTGCGGCGGCTTCGTCGTGGGCTTCCGCTTCAGCCACGCCGTCGCCGACGGCCCGGGCGCCGCGCAGTTCATGACCGCGGTCGGGGAGCTGGCCCGCGCCAGCGCCggaggcgccggcgccggcgcggtGTCGGTGGAGCCGCAGTGGGGCCGCGACGCGATCCCGGACCCGGCGGCGGCGCTGGTGGGGCGGCTCCCGACCCCCGACGCCGGCACCAGGCGGCTGGCGTACCTCGCCATGGACATCTCCGCCGACTACATCGGGCACTACAAGGCGGAGTACAGCGCGGCGCACGCGGCGGGCGCCGGGTGGTGCTCCGCGTTCGAGGTGCTCATCGCCAAGGCGTGGCGGAGCCGCACCCGCGCGGCGGGGTTCGAGCCGGACACCCTCGTCCACGTCTGCTTCGCCGTGAACGCGCGGCCCGCGCTGCACGGCTCGCTCCCGCGCGGAGGCGCCGGGTTCTACGGCAACTGCTACTACATCATGCGCGTGTCGGCGCCCGCGGGGAAGGTGGCGGGCTCCTCGGTGGCGGAGGTGGTGAGGATCGTCAAGGACGGCAAGCGGCGGATGCCCGCGGAGTTCGCGCGGTGGGCGACGGGCGAGGCCGGCGCCGCCGGCGTCGACCCGTACCAGATCACGGCCGACTACCGCACGCTGCTGGTGTCCGACTGGACGCGCCTCGGCTTCGCGGAGGTGGACTACGGCTGGGGCCCGCCCGCGCACGTCGTGCCGCTCACCAACCTGGACTACATCGCCACGTGCATCCTGGTGAAGCCGTGGGCGCACAAGCCCGGGGCGAGGCTCATCACGCAGTGCGTCAccccggaccgcgtcgccgcctTCCACGACGGCATGCTCGACACCAGCTGCTGA
- the LOC100282333 gene encoding uncharacterized protein LOC100282333: MATIVNTTEEEPMLAVVRFTAELAWADAGPEVADPEVTRLCLEAQEHILAGRWLDMASLMLASADLLLTSPSRVSDKDLECVLSVICSLVTKAGSEDQALQITELICAKLTQQHGDKPALRLKVLFSLYNLLPSPYGKAFVYKKALELATAGKAAEYIIPSFKNIDSFVSEWGIDNLEKRELYLAITTILKDHKGMAKEYFNFLNKYLATFKGSDDESATIGDAKEEAVAAIIEFVKSPNLFQCDLLNMPAVSQLEKDEKYQLVYELLKIFLTKKLDSYLEFQSANSDLLKDYGLVHDECVTKMRLMSLLDLSSRCSGEIPYSAITVELRINDDEVEQWIVKAIASKILDCKVDQLNQTVIVSRHTERIFGMEHWHALRTKLGAWRGNIARAINTIQANKVTEEGAQGMQGLAIH, from the exons ATGGCGACCATCGTAAACACGACGGAGGAGGAGCCGATGCTGGCCGTGGTCCGCTTCACCGCTGAGCTCGCCTGGGCCGACGCGGGCCCGGAGGTCGCCGACCCCGAGGTCACCCGCCTATGTCTCGAGGCGCAGGAGCATATCCTCGCGGGGCGGTGGCTCGACATGGCCTCCCTTATGCTCGCCTCCGCCGACCTCCTCCTCACCTCCCCGTCGCGCGTCTCGGACAAAG ACCTGGAGTGCGTTCTCTCCGTCATCTGCAGCCTCGTCACCAAGGCCGGATCCGAGGACCAGGCGCTGCAGATCACCGAACTCATCTGCGCTAAGCTCACCCAGCAACACGGTGACAAGCCAGCGCTGCGCCTCAAAGT TCTTTTCAGCTTGTACAATCTGCTCCCGAGCCCGTACGGCAAGGCATTTGTTTACAAGAAGGCTCTTGAGCTCGCCACGGCTGGAAAGGCTGCTGAGTACATCATCCCATCTTTCAAGAACATTGACAGTTTTGTCAGTGAGTGGGGAATTGACAATTTGGAGAAGAGGGAGCTATACCTTGCTATCACCACCATCCTCAAAGACCACAAGGG CATGGCTAAGGAGTACTTTAACTTTCTCAATAAGTACCTTGCCACATTCAAAGGGTCAGATGATGAATCAGCTACAATTGGTGATGCGAAGGAAGAGGCTGTTGCGGCAATCATCGAGTTTGTTAAATCGCCTAATCTCTTTCAG TGTGATTTGCTCAACATGCCAGCTGTTTCACAGCTTGAGAAGGACGAAAAGTATCAGTTGGTGTATGAACTACTAAAGATATTCCTTACTAAGAAGCTTGATTCCTACTTGGAGTTTCAAAGTGCAAACTCTGACTTGCTGAAAGATTATG GTCTCGTCCATGACGAATGTGTAACCAAAATGCGCCTCATGTCTTTGCTTGATCTGAGCAGCCGATGCTCTGGTGAAATCCCTTATTCTGCAATCACTGTTGAACTCAGG ATCAATGATGACGAGGTGGAGCAATGGATTGTGAAGGCAATTGCATCCAAGATATTGGATTGCAAGGTTGACCAGCTTAACCAGACTGTCATTGTCAG TCGGCACACAGAGAGGATCTTTGGGATGGAACATTGGCATGCTCTGCGCACAAAGCTCGGAGCTTGGAGG GGAAACATTGCCAGAGCTATCAACACAATACAAGCTAACAAAGTCACCGAAGAGGGGGCACAAGGGATGCAAGGCTTGGCGATCCACTGA